The Fusobacterium sp. DD2 genome contains a region encoding:
- a CDS encoding PTS transporter subunit EIIC: MDYNYIAKEILVNIGGKENVNVLEHCATRIRIVAKDNDKVNKAGLKAIKGIGGYFYQSGQHQIILGTGHVNKVFDILNTDGIKTEGAKKEAYANLNIFQKTIRSLADVFIPLIPVLVATGLFMGIRGFLAQVGVTFSPEFTTLSQVVTDTVFIFLPALVVWSTFKRFGGTPVIGMVLGLMLVAPMLPNAWAVASGNASPIVIGIFKIQGFQGTIIPSLIVGIFGAHVEKWIKKWMPNVVDLIFTPFLTIIIGMIAAFMVIGPVFTMIEHAVMSSIEFIIDLPFGLGGAIVGGVQQVLTITGLHHSLMIVETSYLSSLGINPLNALITASMAGQAGAAIAYTMTIKNKEERALKFSSIIPCFFGITEPLLFGVTLTNTRVFTAGIIGGAIAGAFAAIFHIAPSVMGVTFIPAIPAYLGNNLMMYLAMIIVGILAGMIMTKILMKKEA; this comes from the coding sequence ATGGATTATAACTATATTGCAAAGGAAATTCTTGTAAATATTGGCGGAAAAGAAAATGTTAACGTATTGGAGCATTGTGCTACTAGAATAAGAATAGTTGCTAAGGACAATGATAAGGTAAATAAAGCTGGACTAAAAGCTATCAAAGGTATTGGTGGATATTTCTATCAATCTGGACAACATCAGATTATTCTTGGTACAGGTCATGTTAATAAGGTATTTGATATTTTAAACACTGATGGTATCAAAACTGAGGGTGCTAAAAAAGAGGCTTATGCAAATCTTAACATATTCCAAAAGACAATACGTTCTTTAGCAGATGTATTTATTCCTCTTATTCCAGTTCTTGTTGCTACTGGACTTTTCATGGGAATTAGAGGTTTTCTTGCTCAAGTAGGAGTAACATTTTCTCCAGAATTTACAACATTATCTCAAGTTGTAACTGATACTGTATTTATATTCCTACCTGCACTAGTTGTATGGTCTACATTTAAAAGATTTGGTGGTACTCCAGTAATTGGAATGGTACTTGGTCTTATGCTTGTTGCTCCAATGCTTCCAAATGCATGGGCTGTTGCAAGTGGAAATGCCTCTCCAATTGTTATTGGAATCTTCAAAATTCAAGGTTTCCAAGGAACTATAATTCCATCTTTAATAGTTGGTATATTTGGAGCACATGTTGAAAAATGGATTAAAAAATGGATGCCAAATGTAGTTGATTTGATATTCACTCCTTTCTTAACAATTATAATCGGTATGATTGCTGCGTTTATGGTAATTGGACCCGTATTTACAATGATTGAGCACGCTGTTATGTCTTCAATAGAATTTATAATTGACCTTCCATTTGGATTAGGTGGAGCTATAGTTGGAGGAGTACAACAGGTTCTTACTATAACAGGGCTACATCACTCACTTATGATAGTTGAAACAAGTTACCTATCATCACTTGGAATCAACCCATTAAATGCTTTAATCACAGCATCTATGGCTGGACAGGCTGGAGCTGCAATAGCTTATACAATGACAATTAAGAATAAAGAGGAAAGAGCTCTTAAATTCTCATCTATCATTCCATGTTTCTTTGGAATAACTGAACCACTACTATTTGGAGTTACTTTAACTAATACAAGAGTATTCACAGCTGGAATAATTGGTGGAGCTATAGCTGGTGCTTTTGCTGCTATATTCCATATTGCCCCATCTGTAATGGGAGTTACATTTATTCCTGCAATACCAGCATACCTTGGAAATAATCTTATGATGTATCTTGCAATGATAATTGTAGGAATTTTAGCTGGTATGATAATGACTAAAATTTTAATGAAGAAAGAGGCTTAA